A portion of the Sphingomonas sp. genome contains these proteins:
- the hmpA gene encoding NO-inducible flavohemoprotein encodes MTEPLSQATIETVKATVPALAQHGTAITTAMYARLFEDAHIRNLFNHANQGESGAQVHALAAAILAYARNIDNLGALAPVIDRIAYKHVGYHILPEHYPYVANALLGAIQQVLGEAASEAVLKAWGEAYWFLADLLTAREAVLRGEIQRAEGGWHGWRQFVVAEKIRESSAITSFVLRPADSGPVLRHRPGQYLTFRLQPPGAPELKRNYSISCAPNGRFYRISVKREADGQGGSRYLHDDIKVGDVLETTPPAGDFFLSDAPQRPVILLSGGVGLTPMVSMAETIAAQHADLEAHYVHATTNSDTHAMDAHVRGLAAEHGKLRVATFYSEPGTADRLGETHDGEGFVSIDWLARTTPLHDADIYLCGPKPFLRAFVSGLALAGVAADRIHYEFFGPADELIAA; translated from the coding sequence ATGACCGAACCGCTCAGCCAAGCCACCATCGAGACGGTGAAGGCGACCGTCCCAGCCCTCGCCCAGCACGGTACGGCGATCACTACCGCCATGTACGCGCGCCTCTTCGAGGACGCGCATATCCGCAACCTGTTCAACCACGCCAACCAGGGAGAGAGCGGCGCGCAGGTGCATGCGCTGGCGGCGGCGATCCTCGCCTACGCGCGGAATATCGACAATCTCGGCGCGCTGGCGCCGGTGATCGACAGGATCGCCTACAAGCATGTCGGTTATCACATCCTGCCCGAACATTATCCCTATGTCGCCAACGCGCTGTTGGGCGCCATCCAGCAGGTCCTCGGCGAGGCCGCCAGCGAGGCGGTGCTGAAGGCCTGGGGCGAAGCCTATTGGTTCCTCGCCGACCTCCTGACCGCGCGCGAGGCGGTGTTGCGCGGCGAGATCCAACGCGCCGAAGGCGGTTGGCACGGCTGGCGCCAGTTCGTCGTCGCGGAGAAGATTCGCGAGAGTAGCGCCATCACGTCGTTCGTGCTCCGCCCCGCAGATAGCGGACCGGTCCTGCGCCATCGCCCGGGACAATATCTCACGTTCCGCCTGCAGCCTCCGGGTGCCCCCGAGCTCAAGCGCAACTATTCGATCTCGTGCGCACCCAATGGTCGCTTCTATCGGATTTCGGTCAAGCGGGAGGCCGACGGGCAGGGGGGATCCCGCTACCTGCACGACGATATAAAGGTCGGCGACGTGCTGGAAACCACACCGCCGGCAGGCGACTTCTTCCTTAGCGACGCGCCGCAACGCCCCGTCATCCTGCTGTCCGGCGGGGTCGGCCTGACGCCGATGGTCAGCATGGCGGAGACGATCGCCGCCCAGCACGCGGACCTGGAGGCGCATTATGTGCACGCCACCACCAACAGCGACACGCACGCGATGGACGCGCATGTCCGCGGCCTGGCTGCCGAGCATGGCAAGCTGCGCGTCGCAACCTTCTACAGCGAGCCCGGTACCGCGGATCGTCTCGGCGAAACGCATGATGGCGAAGGTTTCGTCTCGATCGACTGGCTGGCGCGCACCACGCCGCTGCACGACGCCGACATCTATCTTTGCGGTCCCAAGCCGTTCCTGCGTGCCTTTGTAAGCGGCTTGGCGCTGGCCGGCGTCGCCGCGGATCGTATCCACTATGAGTTTTTCGGCCCCGCGGACGAACTCATCGCGGCCTGA
- a CDS encoding DUF1971 domain-containing protein, whose translation MKTIDILAAAQPYRSSPIFTAATLPQGLQREHRTKAGVWAQIRILAGALQYNPMDGTPPYLLTPTRWVTVAPQEAHFVQLVGPVELQIDFFDQPPLEDARRTF comes from the coding sequence ATGAAAACCATCGACATCCTGGCTGCGGCGCAGCCCTATCGTTCATCGCCGATATTCACCGCGGCGACCTTGCCGCAAGGGTTGCAGCGCGAGCACCGCACGAAAGCGGGTGTGTGGGCGCAAATCCGCATCCTGGCGGGCGCGCTGCAGTATAACCCGATGGATGGCACGCCACCCTATCTGCTGACGCCGACGCGCTGGGTCACCGTCGCGCCGCAGGAAGCACACTTCGTCCAGCTCGTCGGGCCCGTCGAGCTTCAGATCGATTTCTTCGATCAACCGCCGCTGGAAGATGCCAGACGGACCTTTTGA
- a CDS encoding group III truncated hemoglobin has product MTDAALEEGEIRPVVERFYARVRADEALGPVFAAAIDDWNDHHARLTDFWSSVMLTSGRYKGNPVVLHARHAEALTPEAFARWLQLWGHTTDEMLPPATAKAMQAKAARIAESLQLALHYRSASRGALL; this is encoded by the coding sequence ATGACCGATGCCGCGCTGGAGGAGGGGGAGATCCGCCCCGTCGTCGAACGCTTTTATGCGCGGGTCCGGGCTGACGAGGCGTTGGGCCCGGTGTTCGCTGCCGCGATCGATGACTGGAACGACCATCATGCCCGGCTGACCGACTTCTGGTCGTCGGTGATGCTCACCAGCGGCCGGTACAAGGGCAATCCCGTGGTGTTGCACGCCCGCCATGCCGAGGCGCTGACCCCTGAGGCCTTCGCGCGGTGGCTCCAGCTCTGGGGACATACGACCGACGAAATGCTGCCGCCCGCGACCGCCAAGGCGATGCAGGCCAAGGCCGCGCGCATCGCCGAAAGCCTGCAACTCGCCCTGCACTACCGCTCCGCGTCCCGCGGCGCGTTGCTCTGA